Proteins encoded together in one Papaver somniferum cultivar HN1 unplaced genomic scaffold, ASM357369v1 unplaced-scaffold_117, whole genome shotgun sequence window:
- the LOC113329806 gene encoding uncharacterized protein LOC113329806, which translates to MAQSDHNTTLRLTSVLLNDVNYVSWFRAAALALGGKRKYGYIGENSTCPDAKDPKYEYWIADDQLVRTWLLQSMKPHISYIFSFSESAKDLWKSIASLYGLRNNVARVFELKREISEAEQGTKSFTEHFGYLKKKWDELDTYRPHTTDAKIILKRVEEDKFFDVLSSLKPEYESLRSTILMSTELPSLSNVCATVQREETRKKVMNPNSKSIVDLDAAESSALMSSKDDKRRAMPFDKDKNSRAKGKREVFHCDHCNKTGHTKDRCWDIYPHLKATFDKNKLARAAVDDNSSFTIDQLKDFFNQLGNKTKPKAKFTSGNLLAFLTTPVSNRQVCIIDSGVTDHMANDPSSVHAFIRSSHKNVSVANGSTAPVMGSGKVKIFRSDNGTEFVKGTLRGYLRSHGIINQTRCVGTSQQNGVAERKLRHILETTRALMIQMHAKHRDKLDSRATKCVFFGYSSTKKGYICYHPPTRNIQISRDVVFDEAVAYFQCDSGSRSQGECYTDLAPLPVITEIPTATDSHRDNGGGVELVDLPNAVLDVHNEAVHEEASDNNVSVTDDNIGLQDVPHQVPESEVMIPQDLQPVVPIVRTSSREKKAPEKYKDFFTYHSAAYPIQAHLTYDHVGSSHSAFLSAISSHQEPRNYNEAKSNTKWRAPMENELRALDVNNTYNIVKLPPGKKTVRCPNYSASFWVISCKLLTRMMIISGGDNEITDMEVTSGWTVVVVIVEVVLFIKM; encoded by the exons ATGGCACAATCAGATCATAATACTACTTTGCGTTTAACCTCTGTCTTGCTGAATGATGTCAATTATGTAAGCTGGTTTAGGGCTGCTGCTCTTGCTCTTGGGGGTAAAAGAAAATATGGGTATATTGGTGAGAATAGTACCTGTCCAGATGCTAAGGATCCAAAGTATGAATATTGGATTGCTGATGATCAACTTGTTCGCACGTGGCTTCTTCAGTCGATGAAACCACATATTTCGTACATCTTCTCGTTCTCAGAATctgcaaaggatttgtggaaGTCTATTGCTAGTCTGTATGGCTTACGGAATAATGTTGCTCGGGTGTTTGAGCTAAAACGTGAGATTTCTGAGGCTGAACAAGGTACGAAAAGTTTTACTGAgcattttggttatttaaaaaagAAGTGGGATGAACTGGATACATATCGTCCTCATACAACTGATGCCAAAATTATCTTGAAGAGGGTTGAGGAGGATAAATTCTTTGATGTGCTCAGTAGCCTCAAACCAGAGTATGAATCTCTTAGAAGCACTATTCTCATGAGTACTGAACTTCCAAGTCTGTCTAATGTTTGTGCGACTGTGCAGCGTGAAGAGACGCGTAAGAAAGTTATGAATCCTAATTCTAAAAGCATTGTAGACCTGGATGCAGCTGAATCAAGTGCTCTTATGAGCTCCAAAGATGATAAACGACGAGCCATGCCATTTGATAAGGACAAGAATTCTCGTGCTAAGGGTAAGAGAGAAGTTTTTCATTGTGATCATTGTAATAAAACTGGTCACACCAAGGATCGCTGTTGGGATATTTATCCTCATCTTAAAgctacttttgacaaaaataagctTGCTCGAGCTGCTGTAGATGACAATTCATCCTTCACCATAGACCAATTGAAGGATTTCTTTAACCAGTTGGGTAATAAGACTAAGCCCAAGGCCAAATTTACTTCAGGTAACCTACTAGCCTTTCTTACTACGCCTGTTTCCAACCGCCAAGTTTGTATTATTGATTCAGGAGTTACAGATCATATGGCAAATGATCCTTCGTCAGTTCATGCATTTATTCGCAGCTCTCATAAAAATGTGTCAGTTGCTAATGGCTCTACTGCTCCTGTGATGGGCAGTGGGAAA GTTAAAATCTTTAGATCAGATAATGGCACTGAGTTTGTCAAAGGCACTCTTCGAGGTTATTTGCGTAGTCATGGTATTATCAATCAAACTAGATGTGTTGGTACTtcacagcaaaatggtgttgctgaacgGAAACTACGTCATATTCTGGAAACTACTCGTGCTCTTATGATTCAGATGCAT GCAAAGCATCGTGATAAACTGGATTCACGGGCAACTAAATGTGTGTTCTTTGGTTATTCATCTACAAAGAAAGGTTATATTTGTTATCATCCACCCACTAGAAATATACAGATTTCTCGTGATGTTGTATTTGATGAAGCAGTGGCTTACTTTCAGTGTGATTCTGGCAGTCGGtctcagggggagtgttacacAGATTTGGCACCACTTCCAGTTATTACTGAGATACCTACTGCAACAGATTCCCACAGAGATAATGGTGGTGGGGTAGAGTTGGTGGACTTACCTAATGCAgtgttggatgtgcataatgAAGCAGTTCATGAAGAAGCTTCAGACAATAATGTTAGTGTTACTGATGATAATATAGGATTACAAGATGTGCCGCATCAAGTTCCAGAATCTGAGGTTATGATTCCACAAGATCTTCAACCAGTGGTACCAATTGTCAGAACCTCAAGTCGTGAGAAGAAGGCTCCAGAGAAATACAAAGACTTCTTTACATATCATTCCGCTGCGTATCCTATACAAGCACATTTAACTTATGATCATGTAGGTTCTTCACACTCTGCATTTCTAAGTGCTATATCTAGTCATCAAGAACCTAGAAACTACAATGAAGCAAAGTCTAATACAAAATGGAGGGCACCAATGGAGAATGAGTTACGAGCCTTAGATGTAAATAATACATACAATATTGTCAAGTTGCCTCCCGGGAAGAAGACTGTTAGAT